In Bacillus sp. KH172YL63, one genomic interval encodes:
- a CDS encoding 3D domain-containing protein, with product MILLNKWIKRFVMIGMFVFALGTTFQSVSGVEAQTVKTWLMDKADRDLTSLKDNEHAKSRFGLSFKFLKRFTGTETKISASTQAAPRTLEDSVDWDQYTKHSVVATGYTAGVESTGKNPGHPLYGITYSGVKVKRDLYSTIAADLTVYPIGTILFIPHYGYGVVADKGSAIKGNRLDLYYETVEDVYNEWGKQTLDVYVIQMGSGELSEEQLVALNENETMQVFRQQILSSKEE from the coding sequence ATGATTTTGTTAAATAAATGGATAAAACGATTTGTGATGATCGGTATGTTTGTTTTTGCATTGGGAACGACTTTTCAATCCGTATCCGGTGTAGAAGCACAAACGGTGAAAACGTGGCTGATGGACAAAGCCGACCGGGATCTAACAAGTTTAAAAGATAACGAACATGCGAAGAGCCGTTTCGGTTTGTCATTTAAGTTCCTAAAACGGTTCACAGGGACAGAGACCAAGATTTCAGCGAGTACTCAGGCAGCGCCAAGAACGCTTGAGGATTCGGTTGACTGGGATCAATATACGAAGCATTCAGTGGTAGCGACCGGCTACACGGCGGGAGTGGAGTCAACCGGGAAAAATCCGGGGCATCCCCTCTATGGCATTACATATTCTGGGGTGAAAGTGAAGCGTGATTTATATTCAACGATTGCAGCGGATCTGACCGTCTATCCCATTGGTACCATTCTTTTTATCCCCCATTATGGATATGGGGTCGTAGCGGATAAAGGGAGCGCTATTAAGGGGAATCGCCTCGATCTATATTACGAGACGGTGGAAGATGTTTATAATGAATGGGGCAAACAGACCCTCGATGTATACGTGATTCAAATGGGTTCAGGTGAGCTGTCGGAAGAGCAGTTGGTAGCGCTCAATGAAAATGAAACGATGCAAGTGTTCAGACAGCAGATCCTGTCATCGAAAGAAGAATAA
- a CDS encoding YuiB family protein → MPIHVMLISMLLFFVLFFGIGFLLNMLLRMTWIMAIIYPIVVIFIVDDVRFIDYFRHAGDAFSALGTKLGHLAVADLVILGSGLAGAVLSGVVMRILRAKGYRMF, encoded by the coding sequence ATGCCTATACATGTAATGTTGATTTCGATGCTTTTATTTTTTGTCCTGTTTTTCGGAATAGGCTTTCTGTTAAATATGTTATTGCGTATGACGTGGATCATGGCCATCATTTATCCAATTGTTGTGATTTTTATCGTGGACGATGTTCGTTTTATAGATTATTTCAGACATGCAGGTGACGCTTTTTCAGCATTGGGCACAAAGCTTGGGCACCTGGCTGTTGCAGACCTTGTCATCCTTGGGAGTGGACTTGCCGGAGCGGTCCTTTCAGGAGTCGTCATGAGGATCCTGAGAGCCAAAGGATACCGGATGTTTTAA
- a CDS encoding YuiA family protein — protein MRATASTKAKYCLYCSGKGYFQLVLGGSETCPCCGGSGKQK, from the coding sequence ATGAGAGCTACTGCAAGTACAAAAGCGAAATATTGTCTATACTGTTCGGGAAAAGGATACTTTCAGCTAGTATTGGGTGGTTCTGAAACGTGCCCTTGCTGCGGCGGCAGCGGAAAACAAAAATAA
- a CDS encoding NUDIX domain-containing protein: MKRGNVWLAVAGLVIDEQGRWLVVKKKYSGLRGMWSLPAGFVEHFETVDEAIVREVKEETGLHTSVKGLIGVRSGVIKNEISDNMMIFLLENKGTSSIIIEEKELWDVQWKSPEALLNDANTSVMVHEMIKRMHNGDKLQLVEGVNPGDQFAYTRYQLFL, from the coding sequence ATGAAAAGGGGAAATGTGTGGCTCGCTGTGGCGGGGCTGGTCATCGACGAACAGGGAAGATGGCTTGTGGTGAAAAAGAAGTACAGCGGCTTGAGAGGAATGTGGTCGCTGCCGGCAGGATTTGTCGAACACTTTGAAACAGTCGATGAAGCAATCGTCAGGGAAGTGAAGGAAGAAACCGGTCTCCACACCTCCGTCAAAGGACTCATCGGAGTGAGATCCGGCGTCATTAAAAACGAAATCAGCGACAATATGATGATTTTTCTACTGGAAAACAAGGGAACATCTTCTATCATCATTGAAGAAAAAGAACTGTGGGATGTCCAGTGGAAGTCACCTGAAGCATTGCTGAACGATGCCAACACTTCGGTTATGGTACACGAGATGATCAAGCGCATGCATAACGGAGACAAACTACAACTGGTGGAGGGCGTCAACCCTGGTGATCAGTTTGCATATACGCGCTACCAGTTATTTTTATAA
- a CDS encoding NAD(P)/FAD-dependent oxidoreductase, with translation MRKPRIVVLGAGYGGLMTVTRLQKQLGTNEAEIILINKNDYHYETTWLHEASAGTLHHDRVRYDIKDVVNTSKVNFLQSTVEDIKVEEKKVITADGEVEFDYLVVALGAESETFGIQGLHEHAFMISNINSARQIREHIELQFATYKNEEEKNDERLTIVVGGAGFTGIEFLGELGNRVPELCHEYDIDRKKVRIVCVEAAPMILPGFDPELVKYARAKLEKKGVEFHIGTPLKEAKADSVIISKGEDEVEEIKAGTIVWAAGVRGNSIIERAGIENMRARVKINKDLRAPGHDNIFIIGDCSLMINEETDRPYPPTAQIAMQQGEVCARNIAALLHGKEELESFTPDIKGTVCSLGEDDAIGVVYGKKITGTKASFMKKVVDNRALYMVGGPSLVFKKGKFKFF, from the coding sequence TTGAGAAAGCCAAGAATCGTTGTATTAGGTGCAGGGTATGGTGGATTGATGACGGTGACCCGTCTTCAAAAACAACTAGGAACAAATGAAGCAGAAATTATTCTAATTAATAAAAATGATTATCACTACGAAACCACTTGGTTACATGAAGCTTCCGCTGGTACGCTTCATCACGACCGCGTGCGCTATGACATCAAAGATGTTGTGAACACAAGCAAAGTGAACTTCCTTCAGTCTACTGTTGAAGATATCAAAGTAGAAGAGAAGAAGGTCATCACAGCTGACGGTGAAGTAGAATTCGATTATCTTGTTGTGGCACTTGGTGCAGAATCAGAAACATTCGGCATCCAGGGTCTTCATGAGCATGCGTTCATGATTTCAAACATCAACTCTGCCCGTCAAATCCGTGAGCACATTGAATTACAATTTGCTACGTACAAAAACGAGGAAGAGAAAAACGATGAGCGCTTAACGATCGTTGTAGGTGGAGCAGGATTCACTGGAATCGAATTCTTGGGTGAATTAGGTAACCGTGTTCCTGAGCTTTGTCACGAATATGATATCGACCGCAAGAAAGTACGCATCGTATGTGTTGAAGCTGCGCCAATGATCCTTCCTGGCTTCGATCCTGAGCTAGTGAAATACGCACGTGCGAAGCTTGAGAAAAAAGGTGTCGAGTTCCACATCGGAACACCGCTTAAAGAAGCGAAAGCAGACAGCGTCATCATCTCTAAAGGCGAAGATGAAGTAGAAGAAATCAAAGCTGGTACGATCGTATGGGCTGCAGGTGTCCGCGGTAATTCCATCATCGAAAGAGCCGGAATCGAAAACATGCGTGCCCGCGTGAAAATCAATAAAGATCTTCGTGCACCTGGACATGACAACATCTTCATCATCGGTGACTGTTCACTTATGATCAATGAAGAAACTGACCGTCCATACCCGCCGACTGCTCAAATCGCGATGCAGCAAGGTGAAGTATGTGCCCGTAACATCGCTGCTTTACTTCACGGTAAAGAGGAGCTTGAGTCATTCACTCCAGACATCAAAGGAACTGTATGTTCACTCGGTGAAGACGATGCAATCGGTGTCGTTTACGGCAAGAAAATCACTGGTACAAAAGCTTCCTTCATGAAGAAAGTAGTCGATAACCGTGCGCTTTACATGGTTGGCGGACCATCACTTGTCTTCAAAAAAGGTAAGTTCAAGTTCTTTTAA
- a CDS encoding NAD(P)/FAD-dependent oxidoreductase, which produces MKEDQKVYDITIIGGGPTGLFTAFYGGMRKASVKIIESLPQLGGQLATLYPEKYIYDVAGFPKVKAQDLVNNLKEQMAKFETTICLEQAVEGVEKQADGMFKLTTDKEVHFSKTIIITAGNGAFQPRRLELEHATEFEGKNLHYFVDNLEHFRDKKVVICGGGDSAVDWALMLEPIAEKVYLVHRRDKFRAHEHSVENLHNSSVELKTPYVPSELVVDEHKINQLILEETKGDEKEIIDLDELIVNFGFVSSLGPIKDWGLEIEKNSIVVNSRMETNIPGIYAAGDISTYDGKVKLIASGFGEAPTAVNNAKAYMDPKARVQPMHSTSMFTD; this is translated from the coding sequence TTGAAGGAAGATCAAAAAGTATATGATATTACAATCATAGGCGGCGGTCCTACCGGGTTGTTTACGGCGTTTTACGGTGGGATGAGAAAAGCATCAGTTAAGATCATTGAAAGCTTACCACAACTCGGGGGCCAGTTGGCCACACTTTACCCGGAGAAATACATATATGATGTTGCTGGCTTCCCTAAGGTGAAGGCCCAGGATCTTGTGAATAATTTAAAAGAACAGATGGCCAAGTTTGAAACGACCATCTGCCTCGAACAGGCAGTCGAAGGCGTCGAGAAACAGGCTGACGGCATGTTCAAACTGACGACGGATAAGGAAGTTCACTTTTCGAAGACAATCATCATTACGGCAGGAAACGGGGCATTCCAGCCCCGCCGCCTGGAACTTGAGCATGCTACTGAATTTGAAGGCAAGAATCTTCATTATTTCGTTGATAATCTTGAGCATTTCAGGGATAAAAAAGTAGTGATCTGCGGCGGTGGCGATTCTGCAGTGGACTGGGCGCTCATGCTCGAGCCGATTGCAGAAAAGGTCTACCTTGTGCACAGAAGGGATAAGTTCAGGGCCCATGAGCACAGTGTGGAAAATCTCCACAACTCATCGGTTGAATTAAAGACGCCTTATGTCCCATCCGAACTGGTGGTTGATGAGCATAAAATCAATCAGCTCATCCTTGAGGAAACGAAAGGCGATGAAAAGGAAATCATCGACCTTGATGAACTGATCGTGAACTTCGGATTCGTCTCTTCCCTTGGTCCAATTAAAGATTGGGGCCTTGAGATCGAGAAGAATTCCATTGTCGTAAATTCACGGATGGAAACGAATATCCCGGGCATTTATGCTGCAGGTGATATCAGCACCTATGACGGGAAAGTCAAGCTTATCGCAAGCGGATTTGGCGAGGCACCGACCGCTGTCAATAATGCCAAAGCGTATATGGATCCGAAAGCAAGGGTACAGCCTATGCACAGTACGTCCATGTTCACAGACTAA
- a CDS encoding FMN-binding negative transcriptional regulator, which yields MYIPKPFIIDDQETLHTIIEENSFATLFTQHNGKPHATHLPLYLDREANILYGHFARANPQWKDCTEGEALAVFHGPHAYISPSWYETDQTVPTWNYVAVHVYGKIELIRDDSENIEALSALVGKYEGPDSPYSFGEVDPKVSSGLRKGIVGFKMPISSMEGKAKLSQNHSPERQKRVIEQLEKRTDENSLAIAALMRENLHLK from the coding sequence ATGTATATTCCTAAACCATTTATCATTGATGATCAAGAAACACTTCACACTATAATCGAAGAAAACAGCTTCGCCACGCTTTTCACACAGCACAACGGCAAGCCTCATGCGACCCATCTCCCTCTTTATTTGGACAGAGAGGCGAATATCCTTTATGGACACTTCGCCCGGGCCAATCCTCAGTGGAAAGATTGTACCGAAGGCGAGGCACTTGCAGTGTTCCATGGTCCTCATGCCTATATCTCTCCTTCCTGGTATGAAACAGACCAAACCGTCCCTACCTGGAATTATGTAGCCGTCCATGTGTATGGGAAAATTGAGCTCATAAGGGATGATTCTGAAAACATCGAGGCACTGTCTGCTCTCGTCGGCAAATATGAAGGCCCGGACAGTCCCTATTCATTCGGAGAGGTTGACCCAAAGGTAAGCAGTGGGCTCCGCAAAGGGATCGTCGGCTTTAAAATGCCCATCTCATCAATGGAAGGGAAAGCAAAGCTAAGTCAGAATCATTCCCCGGAACGACAGAAGCGGGTCATCGAACAACTGGAGAAGCGGACAGATGAGAATAGTCTTGCCATTGCAGCGCTTATGAGAGAGAACCTTCATCTGAAGTAA
- a CDS encoding SDR family oxidoreductase — MNVLVIGANGHTGRHIVKELANSSQHFVRAMIRKTEQAKDMEDLGARPIIADLEQDFSYALENVNAVIFAAGSGGSTGDDQTLAIDQEGAKKAVDYAKKMGIERFVMLSSMGADNPSSGPDALQFYLKAKGAADAHLKESGLNFTIVRPGALSFDGGTGKIEAASSIEDKSRDISREDVAKVLVDSLTIEETNHKVFEILSGDTPVEDALKQIR, encoded by the coding sequence ATGAATGTGTTAGTGATTGGAGCAAATGGCCACACTGGCCGTCACATAGTGAAAGAACTGGCAAACAGTTCACAGCATTTCGTGAGGGCGATGATCCGGAAAACGGAGCAGGCGAAAGATATGGAAGATCTGGGCGCAAGACCGATCATCGCCGACCTTGAACAGGACTTTTCTTATGCCCTTGAAAATGTGAATGCGGTCATTTTCGCAGCCGGAAGCGGCGGTTCAACGGGAGATGACCAAACGCTTGCCATTGATCAGGAAGGCGCTAAAAAAGCGGTCGATTATGCGAAGAAGATGGGGATCGAGCGGTTTGTCATGTTAAGCTCCATGGGTGCAGACAATCCTTCAAGCGGGCCTGATGCGCTTCAATTCTATTTGAAGGCAAAAGGCGCAGCTGACGCTCACTTGAAAGAGAGCGGTTTAAACTTCACGATCGTCCGCCCCGGAGCGCTATCCTTCGATGGCGGAACGGGAAAAATCGAAGCCGCCTCCTCGATTGAAGACAAAAGCCGGGACATCTCACGTGAAGACGTCGCAAAAGTACTTGTCGATTCCCTGACCATCGAAGAAACGAACCACAAAGTATTTGAAATCCTGAGCGGCGACACACCTGTCGAAGACGCATTGAAACAAATCCGATAA
- a CDS encoding HesB/IscA family protein, whose translation MSEVVILTEAAALQIKDMMKEHDETEAMLRVSVKGGGCSGLSYGMGFEHELQDGDTTTEQHGIKLVVAKEDAQILNGTKIDYKQSMMGGGFTIDNPNAIASCGCGSSFVTATNKGTPENC comes from the coding sequence ATGAGTGAAGTTGTCATTCTGACAGAAGCGGCTGCCCTTCAGATCAAGGATATGATGAAGGAGCATGACGAAACAGAAGCGATGCTCCGTGTATCGGTAAAAGGGGGAGGCTGCAGCGGTCTTTCTTACGGTATGGGTTTCGAACATGAACTTCAAGATGGAGATACCACAACTGAGCAGCACGGAATCAAGCTGGTTGTGGCCAAGGAAGATGCACAGATCCTGAACGGCACGAAGATTGATTATAAGCAGTCCATGATGGGCGGCGGATTCACAATCGACAATCCGAACGCCATTGCCTCATGCGGGTGCGGATCATCATTCGTGACGGCGACGAATAAGGGAACACCGGAGAATTGCTAA
- a CDS encoding DUF2225 domain-containing protein: MTPFYDKKTQCLSCKHAYTTTRIRSRFVKVKGYDSDFCPLYESDEVNPLLYNVSVCPKCGFSYTDDFSVYIPPVLKAELEKKISLHWQPQDYGKIRSYEDGINTYKLAAYCGLIKKEKKVTIAGLYLRTAWLYRKTGEKEQERRFINLATHEYIDAYLTDGAAGLTMSETKLLYIIAELLRRQDKIEESVSYLSKVIAKQHLSTEPKIIEMARDRWHEMRDTYKEIQSM, translated from the coding sequence GTGACACCCTTTTATGATAAAAAAACTCAGTGTCTCTCTTGTAAACACGCGTATACTACGACCAGGATCCGATCCCGCTTCGTGAAAGTCAAAGGATATGACAGCGACTTTTGTCCCTTATATGAATCTGATGAAGTGAATCCTTTGCTTTATAACGTATCTGTCTGCCCGAAATGCGGCTTTTCCTATACGGATGATTTTTCTGTTTACATCCCGCCGGTACTGAAGGCGGAGCTCGAGAAGAAGATCAGCCTCCACTGGCAGCCCCAGGATTACGGTAAAATCCGATCATACGAAGATGGAATCAATACATATAAATTGGCCGCCTACTGCGGTCTGATCAAAAAAGAAAAAAAGGTGACCATCGCAGGCCTTTATCTACGGACTGCGTGGCTTTACCGGAAAACAGGTGAAAAGGAACAGGAAAGACGTTTCATCAACCTCGCCACCCACGAATACATTGACGCCTATTTGACCGATGGCGCAGCCGGTTTAACGATGTCAGAAACAAAGCTTCTGTATATCATCGCCGAACTGCTGAGAAGGCAGGACAAAATCGAAGAATCGGTTTCGTATCTTTCTAAAGTGATCGCCAAGCAGCATCTTTCCACCGAGCCGAAAATCATCGAGATGGCAAGGGACCGCTGGCATGAAATGCGTGATACTTATAAAGAGATACAGTCTATGTAA
- a CDS encoding YuzB family protein yields MKPIIEFCISNLASGAQKALEILERDPNLDVIEYGCLGYCGKCAQSFYALVNGEVVTGDTPEELVDHIYQFLEENPMF; encoded by the coding sequence ATGAAACCGATTATAGAATTTTGTATAAGCAATCTTGCTAGTGGTGCGCAAAAAGCGCTTGAGATATTGGAAAGAGATCCGAACCTTGATGTGATTGAGTACGGATGTCTGGGCTACTGCGGGAAGTGTGCCCAATCTTTTTATGCCTTAGTCAATGGCGAAGTCGTCACAGGGGATACGCCTGAAGAATTGGTCGATCATATCTATCAATTTCTGGAAGAGAACCCGATGTTCTAA
- a CDS encoding NAD(P)/FAD-dependent oxidoreductase: protein MKQLVLLGGGYGNMRVLLRLLPNQLPDDVSITLIDRNPYHCLKTEYYALAAGTISDQHVRVSFPEHARLSYVYGDITGVDMDNKRVLMKDQESVPYDDLVIGLGCEDKYHNVPGADEHTYSIQTIERSRRTYQTLCNLPAGSIVGIVGAGLSGIELASELRESRSDLKIKLFDRGPRILNAFPERLSSYVHGWFDENGVEIVNNSNITKVEPNTLHNHEEQIFCDAIVWTAGIQPSKVVRDMDVEKDGSGRVILSKYHNLPQDENVYVVGDCASLPQAPSAQLAEGQAEQIVTILLKRWNNEELPEELPKIKLKGILGSLGKKHGFGLVNERSITGRVARLLKSGVLWMYKYHNG, encoded by the coding sequence ATGAAACAATTAGTGCTGCTTGGCGGAGGATATGGGAACATGCGCGTTCTGCTTCGCTTACTACCCAACCAATTACCTGATGATGTATCGATTACCCTGATTGACCGCAATCCTTACCACTGCCTGAAGACTGAATACTACGCGCTTGCCGCAGGTACGATTTCAGATCAACATGTACGCGTATCTTTCCCGGAACATGCCCGTTTATCCTATGTATATGGGGATATCACCGGAGTGGATATGGACAATAAACGCGTATTGATGAAAGATCAAGAATCCGTCCCTTACGATGATCTCGTCATTGGACTCGGATGCGAAGACAAGTACCATAACGTACCTGGTGCAGATGAGCATACATATTCGATCCAGACGATTGAAAGATCCCGCAGGACTTACCAGACGCTGTGCAACCTTCCTGCAGGTTCGATAGTCGGGATTGTGGGTGCCGGTTTAAGCGGGATCGAGCTTGCCAGTGAACTCCGTGAAAGCCGCTCTGATCTGAAGATTAAATTATTCGACCGCGGCCCGCGTATCCTCAATGCATTCCCTGAGCGCCTGAGCTCTTATGTGCATGGCTGGTTCGATGAGAACGGCGTGGAGATTGTCAACAATTCGAATATCACGAAAGTGGAACCGAACACCCTTCATAATCATGAAGAACAGATTTTCTGCGATGCCATCGTGTGGACGGCAGGCATACAGCCGAGCAAAGTCGTCCGGGATATGGACGTTGAGAAAGATGGAAGCGGACGGGTGATTTTGTCAAAATATCATAACCTCCCTCAGGATGAGAACGTCTATGTTGTCGGAGACTGTGCAAGCCTCCCTCAGGCCCCGAGTGCACAGCTCGCTGAAGGTCAGGCAGAACAAATCGTGACCATTCTCCTCAAGCGCTGGAATAATGAAGAGCTTCCGGAAGAACTGCCTAAGATCAAGCTAAAAGGGATCCTCGGTTCCCTCGGCAAGAAACATGGCTTCGGTCTTGTGAATGAACGCTCCATCACCGGCCGCGTCGCCAGATTATTAAAATCAGGCGTGCTGTGGATGTATAAGTATCATAATGGCTGA
- a CDS encoding YuzD family protein: MEHKRAELYVYGAEVTCPSCVNLPSSKETCEWLQAAVSRKYPNQPFEIKYVDIHNPPEDEAVKSFASRVIEEDMFYPVVLLDGNIIGEGNPRLKVIYSELEKYGYKAV; the protein is encoded by the coding sequence ATGGAACACAAGCGAGCAGAACTGTATGTATACGGGGCAGAAGTGACTTGTCCGAGCTGCGTGAACTTACCATCATCGAAAGAAACCTGCGAATGGCTCCAGGCGGCCGTGAGCAGAAAATACCCGAATCAGCCTTTTGAGATCAAATACGTAGATATCCACAATCCACCTGAAGATGAAGCGGTGAAAAGCTTTGCTTCACGGGTGATCGAGGAGGATATGTTTTATCCGGTCGTGCTGCTGGACGGAAATATCATCGGGGAAGGCAATCCCCGCTTAAAGGTGATTTATTCAGAACTTGAGAAATATGGATATAAAGCAGTGTGA